The Sphingobacteriales bacterium DNA segment GATACCGAAAGAGTTTAGGACTTGATGAAGCAAAATCGAAATTTGTTTATTAATATCCTCAAAGACTTCAGCGTAAGGCGCAAAAACCAATGTAAGGTTATGGAAATTTGAAAGATCTGGATGAATCGAAAAAATGAAACTACTACTATTCAGCATCGCAAACAAAGAACCCAAAACCCAGGTATATCAGAGCGTCTGAAGCCTCAAGTAAAGAAGCGCAAAAAAATGGTTAATGGCGCAAAGTTTGAAGGAAAAATCATAGAAAAATACAAACACAATTTCATTTATACAAATCAAATACTCGATTGATGATAAGGACGAAGAAATACGGATAAAGAAGGATAAAAACTTTAAAAACAGAACTCTGGATAATCAGCCACTTTAGTGCCGCGGTAGTGTTTCCAAGATGCCGTATACATAGGGAAGCACGAACCCTGTTTTCATCGCTCATACATAATAACGGATTGACAACTAATGACACCAAGCAATTTAATCTCCCACTTTGCACCATCACTGCCACTGTCGGGTAATTAGTATGCTGCAAAATGGAGTACTGCCTTTTGCAGAAATACTTCATCTTTTATAAAAAGTGATGGAATTGTCCTTCATTTTCTGGGCATCTTCCAAAAATTTCATAAAACCGATGTCTGTAAGCGGGTGTTTGAGAGGCTTAGCCCATAACAATAGAATCAAAGGACAAATATACATCAGCACCTACTTCAAAGAACAAGATAATGACAAGCCGGGTTGCGGAATGGAAGCTGCCAAAATTTCGGTGGCGATGCGTGAGTGGTATAAATACCCGCAATTTGCTCAATGGGTTGTACGCCGTCCCGGGTTGATGTCGTCAATCGCCCGATAAAGGCGACACATAAGTAGCACCCGGCCGGCAGCCAAAATAGCCTGTCCTGCCGAGAAAACAAGCGTACAATTGGTGCGCATGCCCTGCTCCGTAAAATAGCGAATCCTTTGATGCCGTCTTTAATCATCGGCACTTTTACGACAATATTATCCGCAATTTCGTGAGTGTTTCACCTTCGCGCACGATGCCTTCGTAGTCGGTGGCGAGTACTTCACTGCTTATCGCCGTCACCGAGCAAGTCGGCAATGGTTTTGTAGTGTTGCAATACGGGCGTTCACCTTTGATGCCCCTCTTTCACCATCAGCCAAGGGTTGGTAGTTACGCCGTCCAAAATAACTGTTAACCAGTGCTTGTCGGATATGCGCCATTGGCAGTATCAATAAAAAATTTGATAAAAAATGTTATTTATATGTTAAATTTTACAGGTATTTTTTATTATTCAGCAAATATTTGATTTTTTAAATACTTAAAATCGTGGCGATACTGAATTTTAATAAAGTATAATACATCAGTTTAATGGTGTTTTCAATATCATCGCGGTGCGCCATTTCTACGGTGGTGTACACTGCGCAAGGCAGCAGCGACAACAAAGCCGACACTACACCTTTTCCGCTGTATGCAATAGCATCGGTATCTGTGCTTGGTACTCCGCGAAACTGCCTTCCCGCTGAAAAGGCAGATTTGTTCCTGAGCCGTTTCGATGATTAAATTCAACAATTTGTATGTACTGCTGGAGCATACGCCAGCATAGTCCCTTTGCCGCACCCAAAATTCGCCCTTTTTCGGTTTTGCTAATCATCGGAGTAGTAGTATCGTGCGCCGCATCGGTGACAAGTGCCACATCGGGTTGCAGGTATTGAGCGATCATTTGCTCCGCGCAAAGCCCACTTCTTCCTGCACCGAATTTACGACATAGAGGCTGTAAGGCAATTTTATCTTGTTTTCGTGCAAAAGCCGCGCCACTTGCGCAATCATAAAGCCGCCAATGCGGTTGTCCACCAGCCCTGCCGCAAAAATACCTGCCGCCGTTGAGTTCGGTGAGTTCATCTTGATAAGTGACCACGCAGCCAATATGTACGCCCAAATCTTCACTTCCTGCCGCGAGTCGCAGCCGCAATCAATGGTGAGGTTGCTCACTTTGGGGCTTTCTTCTTTGGCGGCATCGCGCAAATGAATGGCAGGCCAACCAAAACCCCCCTCTACTTTTCCTTTGGGCGTATGAATAAACCCCCGTTTGGAGGGTGCAATCTGATGATCCATACCGCCATTGCGCAGCACATATATCAAACCATTGTCGCTGATATAATGCACCATCCACGAAATTTCGTCAAGATGTGCTTCTATCACCACTTTATAGTCGTTGTCGGGGTTGATAATGCCGTAAGCAGTACCATAAGCATCGCAGTGTTGCTTTTGCGTATAGCGTTGCATATAATTCAACCAAATTTGCTGCCCTTTCGCCTCGTGGCTGGTAGGCGAAGGATTGTTGAGATATTCGTATAAAAACCGCCGTGCGGCTTCGTCAAAAATGACAGATTTTTTTTTCATCTGAAATTAAAATATAAAAATACAAAGGTAAAGATATGCAAATTAAAGCATAGATTTTGAATTTTAAAAAGCGAAAAGGAGTTATTGATATATAAAATAAGCGGCACAGTGATTATTTTGTGTTTTTTAAAAATAATATAAATCTGTGCTTTTAAAGTTAAAATAAAAAATATATCTTTGCGCTCCGAAATTCAGTTACCTGTTCATCAGTTTGGAACTGAAACGTTTATTTATTAAACAATTTTAAAAAAAAACAATTTTTTATGCCGGTTAAATTACGTCTTCAAAGACACGGAAGAAAAAGAAAACCCTTTTATCACATTGTAGCCGCCGATGCGCGTTCCCCCCGCGATGGTGCTTTTATTGAGCGTGTAGGCTATTACAACCCCAACACACAGCCCGCTACTATTGAATTAGATGTAGATGCTGCTTTGCGTTGGTTGCAAAATGGCGCACAGCCCACCGATACCGTACAGGCTATTTTGTCTTATACAGGTGTGTTGTACAAAAAACACTTGCAACGTGGTGTGAGCAAAGGTGCTTTGACACAAGAGCAAGCCGATGCCAATTTTTCAAAATTCATCGCCGACAAAGTGCAAAAATCAAAACCGTATCCAAACGCTCAAAGATAGCCGTCAGCAGCAATTGGGCAAACAAGATGCTGCCGAAGTAGAAAAAACGCAACCAAAGAGCCGCCGAAGCCAAAAAAAGCTTTGGAAGTAGCTGCTGCATGCGGTTGAAGAACCTGCCGCTAATATTTTGGAAGTAGCTGCTGCGCCGATTGAAGAACCTGCCGCTGATATTGTTGCCGATACCCCTGCCGAAGAAAGCAGTGCTGCGGAATAGTAGCATTTGGGGATAAAAAACAAAATTGTAGTTTTTTTTCTATAAAAGGAGGCTTCGCTGAATTTCCGGCGAAGCCTCCTTTTTAACTCTTCTTTCGTTCCACGCCAAGCAGAGCGCAAGTGCATAGCCCGCCGCCGCCAACATCAAAAACGGCAACGCTACATAATCTTGTTGGTAATAAGCCGCCACCAATGCTGCCAACAATAGCAGCAGCATTGAATATTCTCCTTTATATGCAATAAAGTACGGTACTGTAAAAACGTAGCCTGTGCTATCACTGCTTTTTGGGGTGCGCACAAAAGGCGTTTTGATGCCGCGCCAACCCTGCCATACCGCACCCGTATTGTACCACGACAGCCCCAAAAACATCACCGAAAACATCACAAACAAACTCAAAAAAGAACGGCGCGGCTGTGGGTCGCAGCGATACATTTGTGCATAACAAAAGGCATAGAGCAAAGTAGTGACGCTAAAAAAGAACTAAATTGTAAAATGGGAGCAATGGCAGGTACGAGCGGTTTTAAAAATACCAGCAAAATATTGCATATTGTGAGCAGCCTAGCACTGCAAACAAAGTGCTCCCGCCCAAATGCAAAGTACCTTGTATTTTGTTTTGCCAAGACACTTGTTTATTTTTCCAGAGCGAAGGCAACAATTTCACAAAGTTTTCCGCACCTCCTTTGTTCCAGCGAAATTGCTGCGAACGCAGCGCACTCCAATTCGCGGGTAGTTCGGCGGCTACCTGAATATCGGGAACATACCGCATTTGCCAGCCCTGCAACTGAGCGCGATAGCTCAAATCTAAATCTTCGGCGAGGGTATCGCTACTCCAATTGCCGGCTGCGACGATACAACTTTTGCGCCACATACCGGCAGTGCCATTAAAATTAATAAAATGCCCTGCCTCCTGTCTGCCGCTTTGTTCCAAAGTAAAATGAGCATCTAAGGCAAAGGCAAAAACCCGCGTGAGCCACGAAGCAGAGCCATTGAGATGCGACCAACGCGTTTGGAGCATACCCAATTGCGGGTACTGCTGAAAATAAGGCACACAGCGCAGCAGCCAATCAGGAGCAGGTATAAAATCAGCATCAAAAATAGCGATGAGTTCGCCCTGTGCCGCAGGCAACGCCGCCCGCAATGCTCCCGCTTTAAATCCTTCGCGGTGGGGACGGTGCAGGTGCTCCGCACAAAAACCTCTTTGTAGGAGTTGTGCCGCCTGTTGAGTACAAAGAGCAGTAGTAAAAATGTCGGTGGAGTCGTCTAAAATTTGGATATGCAGTTTTTCTTTTGGATAATCAAAAGCAGCGATATGTTGCAGGAGTCGTGTCGCCAAAGCACCTTCGTTGTAAATCGGCAATTGAATGGTAATATGCGGCAAATCCGGCAGCAAAGGAGGAGAAGAAACAGAGGCAGTGCTGCGAATAAAATGGCGGGTTAAATGCAATAAAGATAAAGAGTAGATGAAAAATATCATCAAACAGCACACATATAATATAACAACGCCAAGAGCAATTATCATTATCCACATAAAAAAAACAAAGGAACAATATTTTTGATGATGATTAAAAACTATCGGCAGGCTATCTTAAATAATAAATTTTATAAGATTCTGTTACGGCAATGTTAAAACAATCTCTTAGCTTTGTAAAACAATTGTGCGGTTTTTTGAATAAATTTTTATTAAACAATATAAATATGCAAAATCTATTGATAATAAATATAAAACAAATAGTGTTGTTTTTTGTAGGCTGCTGGATAAGTACCTCCATTGCGCAGGCACAATGTTGCGGGGTGAGTAATCAGCATAAAAAACGCTCGGTGTGCCTTGAAAACGACAGCACCAAAGCGGCATTTATCACCGAACTCAACCAATACGATATGATTGTGGAAGCCACCGTAATTGCCGAAAGCGATACGATTTATCTGAACACCGAAGGCTACGATATATATTATAATCCCGAACGCCCTTATATTTTGCAAACTTTAAAGATACACCGTTTATTCAAAGGAAATATAAGCAGCGATACCTTACAAATTTTGACACTTTACAATGGAGCAACGCTGGCAGATAAAAAATTGGGTAAAATGAATCAAAGAAGTTCGGGATCTAAGCAGGTATTTGGATATAAAACAGGCGATACGGGAATTTTTATGCTGTATAATACAGAAGAAAACAAAAGCGTATTGCGGCAGGCTCTGCACGGGCGCACGGATAAGGTAAAAGAAGGTATGATATTAACACCTGCTTTGGTCAAATACGCCGACCAAGCCGGTATGGACTGCACCGGAAAACCTTCTTTCAACAATAAAAGAGCCGTGTTTCATTTTACAGATACGCGCTATGCCTTCACTTCTGTCCACGATTTATACCAAACTTTAATGTCATATTTTCCTCAGGCAATTATTTATGAAGCAATTGATGTTGAGGCAGTAGAGCAAAAATAAAATTTTGTTAAAAAAGCTCAGGGTAGATGAATATTTTGCATTTTTCTGATACCCACTTGGGGTATCATTATTACGATAAAATCACAGAAGAAGGTGTCAATGCGCGTGAGCAGGATTTTTACGATGCTTTTAGCTTCATCATTGACCGCATTGTAGAACAACGCCCCGATTTGGTATTGCACTCCGGCGATTTTTTCATCGTCCTTCGCCGAGCAACCGCGCCATCACTTTTGCTTTGGAACAACTGAGCCGCGTGAGTGTGCTGGGTATTCCTTTTGTACTGATTGCGGCAATCATTCCACACCAAAAATGCCTACACTGCCCCTATTCTCAAAGCCTTTGAGTCGCTGCCGCACATTTATCCCATTTACCAACAAAAATATGAAGTGCTGTCGTTTGGCGAAGTGTGCGTACATGGTTTGCCCCACATCAACGACCCTCTCCGGCAAGCCGATGAAATAGCCCACATACAACCTACCGAAGGCAAAAAAAACATATTGATGCTCCACACCTCGCTGGGCACGAATTATTATATGTCGGAGGAATTGGGCATTGAGTTTTTTCCGTCTGCCAGCTACCCGCTTTTGGATACTTTTGATTATATAGCATTGGGTCATTGGCACAATTATCAGCAATTAAAAGGATTTCGCAACGCTTGTTACAGCGGCTCTACCGAGCGACTCAGCGAAAGCGAAATCAGCAGCGAAAAGGGCTATTGTACTTTGCAACTCACGCCGCAAGGCATCAGCACACCCACTTTTCACGCTATTCCCACGCGCACTTGGCACAAATGGCACATCGGCAACTGCCACGAAAAGTCGGTGACAGAGATTCGCAACGAACTCTTACACCTCCGCGACACTCACCTCTGCCAGCAAGCCATTATCAGTTTGCACCTCAGCGACCTAAAAACCGAACAACGCTACGATTTGGCGCACGCCAAAGTAAAAGAAATTTTTGAAGAAGCCTTAGTCGTCAATTTGCGCAGCGAAAACCGCCACGAAGCACATTTCTTCAGCAATTTACCCACCCAGCAATTAGAAAATTTAGAAACTTTGTTTGAAAGTTTTTTATTGAGTAAAAATATTTCGGGCAGCGAGCAACTGCTCCAAAAAGCGCGTTCTTACTTTGAAGAAGAATAAGATATAAGTGCGTTTTTTTGTGACAATAGGAATAAAACAAGAGAAAAGGTATAGCAGAAATGCTATAAAACTTTCAGTTTTTTTGAAAAAAATACTACCTTTGCAGCCGCCATGAACAAGTCTTTCGCCTCCGACCATATACACCCGATATTTGAACGGCTGCTCCAGCGTTCCGACAAAGAAACCCAGTTGCGCCAACGCGCCAAAGTGCTGTGGTTGAGTGGGCTGTCGGGCAGCGGCAAATCTACCATTGCCGAATATTTGGAAAAAAACCTGCACGCTGCCGGTTTTTTCACCATGCTCCTCGATGGCGACAATGTACGCACGGGCATTTGCAACAATCTCGGATTTTCGGAAGCCGACCGCCACGAAAATATACGCCGCATAGCCGAAGTAGCCAAATTATTTTGTAACAGCGGCATCATCACCATTTGTTGTTTTGTAAGCCCTACGGTGGCATTGCGCCAGATGGCACGCGACATCATCGGCGAAGCAGATTTTATGGAGGTATTTATTGATACGCCTTTGGAAATTTGCGAGCAGCGCGATGTAAAAGGTTTGTATGCCAAAGCGCGGCGCGGCGAAATCAAAGATTTTACAGGTATTTCTGCTCCTTTTGAAGCCCCCGAAAACCCCGAAATTCGTGTGCTTACGGCGGGTTATAGCATACAGCAGTCGGCACAACATATTTTAGACAAATTGCTGCCGCATATCACCTATACCGAATAAGGGCGGTGATATTTTTTATTGATTATCTTATCTTTATATATTTTTAGAATCATCGTATTTAATTAATAATAATGACACATTATAAACTGACGCATTTGCAAGAGCTGGAATCGGAGAGTATTTTCGTATTGCGCGAAGTAGCGGCACAGTTCCAAAATCCTGTTTTGTTATTTTCAGGCGGAAAAGATTCCATTTGCGTATTGCATTTAGCACGCAAAGCCTTTTATCCGGCGGCTGTTCCTTTTACTTTATTGCATGTAGATACCGGACACAATTTTTCCGAAACCATTGATTACAGAGATAATGTAGTAGCACAATTGGGCGTAAAATTACAAGTGCGCTATGTGCAAGACTCCATTGATAAAGGCAGAGCCGTAGAAGAAAAAGGCTATAATGCCAGCCGCAATTTGTTGCAAACCGTCACACTTTTAGATGCTTTGGAAGAGCTGAAAGTGGATTGCGCTTTGGGTGGGGCACGCCGCGATGAAGAGAAAGCACGCGCCAAAGAACGTTTTTTCAGCCACCGTGATGAGTTCGGACAATGGAATCCCAAAAACCAACGCCCCGAACTTTGGAATTTGTTCAACGGGCGCAAGCACATGGGCGAGCATTTTCGTGTATTTCCTATCAGCAACTGGACAGAGATGGACGTGTGGCAATATATTCTCAAAGAAAACATTCCTATTCCTTCCATTTATTTTTCGCACCAGCGCGAAGTATTTTGGCGCGATGGTCAGTGGCTTGCCAAATGCGATTATATTGCAATGAAACCCAGCGAGCAAAGCGAAATCCGCACCGTCCGCTTCCGCACCATCGGCGATATGACCTGCACCGGAGCCGTAGAATCCGATGCCGACAATTTGCACAAAATCATTGAAGAAGTATCGGCTTCGCGCGTAACAGAACGCGGCACACGCGCCGATGACCGCCGTTCGGAAACAGCAATGGAAGACCGCAAAATGCAGGGATATTTTTAAAAAAACAAAAGGGGTTTGCACTATAGTGCAAACCCCTTTTGTTTTTTAGCTTTGTCAAAGCTAAAAAAGTCAAATACTGATTATTTTTTTACAATTTTTCTTGTAAGATGATGAAACTCATTGGCAATGACCAGCAAATAAGTACCTGTGGGCAAACTGCTCATATCCAATTGTGTTTCAAAAGAATTGTCATATAAGAAATGGTCTTGTGCCTGAACCATTTTTCCGTTCATATCAGTAAGCACAATTCCCATATTTCCAAGCGATATATTTTCTAAATGAACGTTTAACACATCGCTGACGGGATTAGGGAATACGGAGGTCTGCACCAACAACTGCTCAAAGCCCACTGTTTGTTTGGGATTAACAGAAAGCGAAGTGGTGTATATTTTGTCGCCGGTAGAAGTGCCGTTGCCATCGGCTGCATTGGCGGCGGCATAAAAAGTAACCACACCTTTATCAGTACCCGAGCCGTCCATTGAAAATTAAAGGAAGAAGGACTGGGATTGGGTACATTGTTGTGGTTAATGAATTGTACCGAAGCAGTAGTTTGTGTGGTGGTATTGCTGTTGGCAGCTATAAAATCACCTGCACTTTTGTCAGTTTCATCAAATGCTACCATCTGAAAACCATAGCGTGAAGCCGTAGCGTCGCTAATGAGCAAACTCATATCGTAGGTTTTTCCGGATTCATAGTTATTGTCTGTTCCGTTAAAGATAATAGCAGTACTGCCACCTCCAGTATTCACCGAACCGCTATGACAGCCGACAATAGAGCAAGAACCTTGCCCGGATGCACCCGCATTAAAAGGTGGCGGCACAGTATGATAAGTAGCAGCGGGCTGCGGGTCAAAAAATATACCGTAAGCCATAACTGCAAGAAGGATACAAGAAATTGTAAGTTTTTTTACCATTTTGTTTGTTTTTATTAACTTTGCAAATTGAATAAATTTTTTAGTTTAACTTAGTCTGACAAAACCATTTTTTATAAAAAGCTAAAAAATATTGATTTAACCGCATGTGTAGAATACTATTATATTTCATAAATTACTTGTTCATCATAGCTGCAAATATAAAACATTATTCATTGAAATGTTGCGCCAAAGAACAAGAGTACATATATTTATGTGGTTAAAAATACTATTTTTCTTTATTACAAAACCATTTTTTTATAAAATATTAATAAACAAACCAAATAATTAAATTTAATTACTTACAAACGATGA contains these protein-coding regions:
- the rpsP gene encoding 30S ribosomal protein S16, with protein sequence MPVKLRLQRHGRKRKPFYHIVAADARSPRDGAFIERVGYYNPNTQPATIELDVDAALRWLQNGAQPTDTVQAILSYTGVLYKKHLQRGVSKGALTQEQADANFSKFIADKVQKSKPYPNAQR
- a CDS encoding glycosyltransferase encodes the protein MIFFIYSLSLLHLTRHFIRSTASVSSPPLLPDLPHITIQLPIYNEGALATRLLQHIAAFDYPKEKLHIQILDDSTDIFTTALCTQQAAQLLQRGFCAEHLHRPHREGFKAGALRAALPAAQGELIAIFDADFIPAPDWLLRCVPYFQQYPQLGMLQTRWSHLNGSASWLTRVFAFALDAHFTLEQSGRQEAGHFINFNGTAGMWRKSCIVAAGNWSSDTLAEDLDLSYRAQLQGWQMRYVPDIQVAAELPANWSALRSQQFRWNKGGAENFVKLLPSLWKNKQVSWQNKIQGTLHLGGSTLFAVLGCSQYAIFCWYF
- a CDS encoding metallophosphoesterase, giving the protein MNILHFSDTHLGYHYYDKITEEGVNAREQDFYDAFSFIIDRIVEQRPDLVLHSGDFFIVLRRATAPSLLLWNN
- the cysC gene encoding adenylyl-sulfate kinase; the encoded protein is MNKSFASDHIHPIFERLLQRSDKETQLRQRAKVLWLSGLSGSGKSTIAEYLEKNLHAAGFFTMLLDGDNVRTGICNNLGFSEADRHENIRRIAEVAKLFCNSGIITICCFVSPTVALRQMARDIIGEADFMEVFIDTPLEICEQRDVKGLYAKARRGEIKDFTGISAPFEAPENPEIRVLTAGYSIQQSAQHILDKLLPHITYTE
- the cysD gene encoding sulfate adenylyltransferase subunit CysD, producing MTHYKLTHLQELESESIFVLREVAAQFQNPVLLFSGGKDSICVLHLARKAFYPAAVPFTLLHVDTGHNFSETIDYRDNVVAQLGVKLQVRYVQDSIDKGRAVEEKGYNASRNLLQTVTLLDALEELKVDCALGGARRDEEKARAKERFFSHRDEFGQWNPKNQRPELWNLFNGRKHMGEHFRVFPISNWTEMDVWQYILKENIPIPSIYFSHQREVFWRDGQWLAKCDYIAMKPSEQSEIRTVRFRTIGDMTCTGAVESDADNLHKIIEEVSASRVTERGTRADDRRSETAMEDRKMQGYF
- a CDS encoding T9SS type A sorting domain-containing protein; the encoded protein is MLNVHLENISLGNMGIVLTDMNGKMVQAQDHFLYDNSFETQLDMSSLPTGTYLLVIANEFHHLTRKIVKK